The nucleotide window aaaaggGGATGAAGCAgaagttataaaaatttaaattaggaaAATTGAAAATGCATAAAATTCCCTCTGAAATCTGCTATATTGGAGACTGTTCTGCTTCAGTCAATTTACCATCATACAACACAAGTTAAATCCACTGCTCAATAAAATGCACCCAAACTTCCTAGTAAGTTGTATAAATCTATACATACAATGGGCTCTCTGGGGTTCTCATTAAAAGGACAACTTTagtaaatttcattattttcctaattaaatAATCCTAACTTCAAACAGTTCCATTTTCATCTTAAGGAGAATTATTTTCCAGTTGACATTTAGCCCGAATGGGTGCTGTTACATTCACAGCTCTTAAGCTGTTGGGCTCTTTACATCTGGATGCCAGAGCTAATCAGAGGCATCGTCCCTCGTTTCTACCTGAGCATAGTTTAAAATGTCTCAGTACGTTTGTAACTCATTAGTTTTTGGCATCCCGCGTAGCACATTGGCTAATAGGAGCCATTCTTTCTTGGGAGCACAATTAGCTGTGAAAACAGATGTTAGAATggactccctcctcccccacaggaTTATGGGAGGTAGGAAATGTAGGTGATTATCAGAGTTTGCCTTTGATACAGACATCCTGCTCCTCTGCTGGCCCTTTGAACTGACTTGGATGGGCCGTAATTAAGAGGGATTCAACCCCtggaggagcagcggctgcagtCCTGTCTCTTGCTCCCACCTCGATTGAGTCCTTGTTTTGAACTATTGATCAAACAGATTGCAGGGACTTGTTCTAGCCTGTGTGgggcaagaaggaaggaaatgaaggaggagggagatgggagaaagGAGAGTACGCGTCTATAAATAGTTCAAGAGGGAACCTGCGGATCAGACCTCGCTTATCGCATTTCACAcaccttcctcccttctctttcagaaaaagCAGTTCCCAGCAACTTGCTGAGTTTCCATCTCGGCCAAAGCTCCATTGCGGGTGCAGAGCTGCCCAGCTTCAAGGAGGACGCAGGGAGGTCTGAGAGGGTcgaggatggtggtggtggtcctGCTGGGGCTCGGCTGGCTGTGCACCCCCCTGGGAGCCCTGGTTCTGGATTCCAACTACATCAAGAGCTCTGCTGGTGCACAAAGGGCCCAGAAGGTAATGCCCTGCAAGGGAGGAGGGCTGGGTGCTGGGTTTGCATGAAGCATCACTCAGGTCAGGGTCTGAAATGGTTCATCTCAACTAGCCTGGGAGCTGGAAAGGCTATGAGCTGGATTGAAGGCCTCCTGGGAGAATCCAGTCAACTTAGCATTAACTCACCCGAGAAGCCTAGTGGCTTTTCAGGGCACTGAGCTCTCAATTCACCTATAAATCAGAGAGGAAGTGAACACCGAGAAGGCTGTGCCACGTGCCAGACCTCTGATACATAATACCTTGCTTCCTTACAGCTTCAGATAGTTGTCACGCCTCCTAACGACGGATGATGAAAATGCAACTCAGAGATGCTAAGGGATTTAACTAAGGCCACGCAGTCAGGGAATATGGGAGTTATTAGTTCAGTGCTACATGGCAAGGAGCACCGGCTTGTCACCGTCTCACTTCACAGAACTGTTTTATAGGAAATTTTCATATCTGTTTGAAAAAGCATCAGTTGTAGATGAGAAAAGCCGGTCTTTGGAATCTGTTGCTCTGCAAATGAGGCATCCCTAAGAATCAAGTGACTCGGGTGAGGTCCCCCGAGGGCTACTTGGCCAACAGTGACTGATGGGAGTCAAAAGGTCAGCCAGATAGAGCTGCCACAAACACCAACCTTCCATCTCATTAAACTGTAGCACAGTGTCGAGGGCTTCTAGCCACAGAGCATGAATCTTGTAaacagagacttctctggtggtccagtggctgggactctgcactctcaaggcagggggcctgggttcgattcctgatcagggaactagatcccacagctacaactaaggcctggtgcagccaaataaacaaataaatatattttaaaaaaaaatctcataaccATCTCTATGACACACgggaaaacattttcttccattttcacaaagaacataaaaattaaattctgggTTTAAAAGTAGGACAATTTTTCAAACACAAATAACCTTTGCAGCACATAGGTCTCTTTGTTGGTGATTTGCTCTCCCCTTCGTGGGAGAAAACCAACTCtagtggaaaaaaatgaagatgctgCTAGAGGCTTGCAGCAACGTTTCAAGGGCCTCAGCATTCGGCTTCCTCCACCTCCTGCCTGCAGTAAAAAGTCTGCTTACATCTCACTGGATTCTCTAGCCCTGTGAACAAATGTCCCTTCACAGGGTTCACAGTGCGTGTCTGACAAGGACTGCAGTGCTAGAAAATTCTGCCTCCGACGTTATGATGAGAAACCGGTCTGTGCCACCTGCCGTGGACCACGGAGGCGGTGCCAGCTTTCTACTATGTGCTGCCCGGGGACGCTCTGCATGAACAGTGAGTCGGCCTGGAGCTTGACAGGACCGCTGTGCTCCAAGGCGGAGACAGCACCTGGGTCTCTTGGACGACGATGTCCCACGACAGGCACTCTCTAAAGGCTCCCTGAAGTCGTTCTTGAAGCGAATCTCCCCAGCTGCCTCTTTTCGATGCAGCAAAATAGTTCCTTTCCTGGCAACAACTCTTGCCAGCAACGTGGAGATGATTTTAAAGGAACGGTGCAAGTTGgaatcactgtttccactttgatTCAGTTATTTAACCCCCTTTCTTTGCCTTATGTGAGATATAAATATTTAGCACACGTGTCCCAGAAACCTAGACAGTTACACAGAGACTGAAGGCAGAGGCCCTGCCAAACTCTCTGGCAGCCTGAGGATGTGCCTGCCCGTGGTTCTCGGCCTCTAACCCCGCCCACTTGTCTCTCAGATGTCTGTACTCCAGTGGAAGAGGCAGCCAAAGGGCCGGAGAAGGGGACGGACGACGAAGACGACATAGACATAGAAGAAACAATCAAGCACCCAATGCAGGGGAAGTCaaatactacaaagccacaaccCAGGAAGAGTAAGAGCAGCATTCTAAATAtgagtgtgtgtacatatatatatgggctcccatatatatatgggtggctcagtggtaaagaatgtgcctgccaatgcaggagatgtgggtttgatccctgggtcaggaagatcccttggaataggagatggcaacccactctagtatccttgcctggaaaatcccatggacagaggagcctggccggctgtacagtccatgcggtcatgaagtcagacgtgactgaacaactaacacacacataccccagttaaaaaaaatacatccaACAAATATAAGCcaataaacttatttaaaaaaaaaatacaaaagagatGAACACAGATGAAGTAACTTTTCATTCTCAAACAAAATACAAACTTCACTAAGATGCTTTTTAAACAACTGTAATCTTAAAATCCAACCTTTGACAGAAAGCAGCTGGAATGTTTGAGGGTGAACAGGCTGCtcctggtggtgtctttaggttAACTGGTCCCCTCGTAAGCAGTGGTCTCTTACCATGTCAGTACACATCCCTTTAATAAAACACTGATGGGTGATACTTACTTTGTCTCAAGACAGGAAATCCCATCTTTCTCTGACAGATGTTTTaacttggttgttgttcagtcaccaagtcacatctgactctttgcaatcccatggactgcagcacgccaggcttccctgtccctcaccatttcccggagtttgcccaggttcacgtccattgaatcagtgatgctatccaaccatctcatcttctgctgccctcttctcctcctgctctcagcctTCTCAGGCAGTATCTTCTGCTCGGGAGAGCTGTCCGTTTCACTGCTGCGCTCAGCCTTGGAGCCGGGCATGCTGCTCCAGCCTTAGTTTGCCAGCTTATCCTCCCTGCCTTGCCTCACCCCAGTCACACCCCCACAAGCCACCCACTTATCACGAAAGCCTGTGTCAATCTTGTTACAGGACATAGGGGAGAAAGATGTCTCAGAGATTTCAACTGCGGGCCTGGACTTTGCTGCGCTCATCATTATCGGACCAAAATCTGTAAACCGGTGCTCCTGGAGGGACACGTCTGCTCCAGGAGGGGTCACAACGACAACACGCATGTTCTGGATATCTTCCAGCGCTGTAACTGTGCGCCCGGGCTAGTGTGTCAGAGTCAGGCGGCTCAAAATCCATTACACACACGGTTGCACGTGTGCCAGAACGCCTAACGGCTGCAGGTCTAACCCAGCAGAAGTCTCAGGCATGCGCTCACACATCTTCCCATCTTCCCATCTACACATCTTAAAATCTAATCTTGTAGTCAGTGAAACAAACTGAGCTGGAGAAGCTGTCTTGTGATGAATAGAAACTAGTTTGGCTTTTTGTCTGTTTCCGCAGAAAAGTGGACGTGATTCTAGAACAAATTTAGGTTCATCTAGTGATTCAGTTAGTTCAAATAAATCTTTTAAGTACTTTCTGGTGAAGTTCTGATACCTGATGGGAATTGGGCTGGGAGGCGGAGTGACCGTTTATCTGTTGTTAAATTAGCTTACCAGGGAAAATTTCCTTAAAACCCCTACTGTTTATAATCCTTCATTTCTTGGAAGGGAAATACCCTCTCGCTACAAAAACAGAAACTTGGTTAATAAAGACATAAGATTCAAAAGATAATAGCCTATGTTGGTACAACCCATTGCAAGTTCCAAAGCACTTttccattattttgttttcaatagcCTTACTATTTAAgaacttttcatatttttgtattgATATAATTTCTGTATTTCAAAGCTTGAGCTTTCGAGGACTGCCTGACCATCTGTACTCAAAAGTTACACTGGAggaaaacaaggggaaaaaagtgaaatctttGTCTATTAGAAGTTTAAATGGTCATATTTGATACAAATGGGTgaatgttggaaaagaccctgatgcacgGAAAGGTTGAAGgctgaaggggatgacagaggacgagatggttggatggcatcaccgatgcaatggacatgagtttgcgcaagctccgggaaatagtgaaggacagggcagcctggtgtgctgcagtccatggggtcacaaaaagtcggacatgactgagtgaccgaactgaacttaATTAGGGAAGTTCTTTCTGATGGATTACAATCAATTGCTACAGATTTCATTTAAGAGATAAACCACACATCTGTTCTTTAGTTTATAAGTATTTATAACAAAATCAAATATGGgtcaagcaaagaaaaaagttaaatttatgaACTTCTCTAATCTCTAAAAAAGCCTGAACCCTCTTCCAGAGGCTGGCCCCTGGGTGCACCTTAACTAATTTATAATCAGTAAACAGGAGGAAAGGTAATGAGGTAATGTAGTTTATAACATAAGAgcaggaaatgagaaaataaaaatccccATTTAAGATTTGTTATCATCTCATCTCTTAATTCTCTCTACTGACCCTTAGTAAAGTGCAGTCATGAacagaatatataaatttaaacgTTTGCTAATAAAGTTAGAACTAGATCACAGCTGATAATCATACAAGAGGTTTTATTGACTATAGTGCAGGCTACGGCATGAAGAAGAAATAGTTACTTAAAAACACCACAGACCCTTACATAGCAAAGcttaagaaataaattaagacTCTGATTGGGCTGTGCCGGGGAGGATGGGCCTCACTCGCTTCGGTCCTTGGGCTCCCGGTATTTCCACTGGATGTAGTCGAAGATGTCCTTCTCACTGTCCACGGGCAGGGGCTCCCCGGCAACGCCTGCAAGGAGGGACAAAAGACCTTCCTCGTGAGCCAGTTCTGGAGCTCAGTTACAGAGGGGTCAGGATGGAGAGCTGAATAGGACTTGCtttcagagggaaaagaaaatagtccACAAGCGACTTAAAAAGACCTCCCTCAAGAGCTTCTGGTCACACTTTGCCACACACATTATCCCCAGCGCTACACAACGAACCTGAATACCTCAGCTCTGGCCCTCTGAAGTGACCCTAATCCATGGCTCTCCTCTCTGCTGGGTCCCCCCGTGCCAGAGAAAAGGCCCCAGTGAGTCCCTCTGCAACTCGGCACAAagtccctggaccagcagtgCAGCGGCCCGCAAAGCCCACTGAAGCGAAACCTGCATTCAGGAGGGTCCCACGTGGTCTGTACACCCACCGACATGTGAGAAACAAGGCCCTACTTTACAGTTTTAGGACAAAAAGACGAAATCTTCATTCTCCTAGTAGATCACAGTAGACCACATAATAAATATACTGTGAAATGTTAACAAGATCCATAAAACAGACTAAGCAATTCTTACTCTTTAAACTTTGAAAGTTTGGAGTCAAAGCTACCAAGTTTGGCCTGACACTGAAAGGAGTAACACCTGAGTTTTTCAGAAATCTTGGAGgtacatttaagaaaacaaaaatcctttAGATCAataagagttttttctttttttactgaccATGGAAGTAGAAAGAATTTAATCCATTCTAACACAGAAAATAACTAAATCTTGTCATCATGAGCTGAGGGCCTGGGAACACCTATGGAGCAAAGCTTTCTTTGTTGCCTGAGGGACTAACAATTCTAAAGAAACTACAATTAACTGCCATGGTTACTTAAAGGCTCTTAGAAAAACCAAAGTTGCTAAACCAAAATATCCAGA belongs to Bubalus bubalis isolate 160015118507 breed Murrah chromosome 1, NDDB_SH_1, whole genome shotgun sequence and includes:
- the DKK4 gene encoding dickkopf-related protein 4, whose amino-acid sequence is MVVVVLLGLGWLCTPLGALVLDSNYIKSSAGAQRAQKGSQCVSDKDCSARKFCLRRYDEKPVCATCRGPRRRCQLSTMCCPGTLCMNNVCTPVEEAAKGPEKGTDDEDDIDIEETIKHPMQGKSNTTKPQPRKRHRGERCLRDFNCGPGLCCAHHYRTKICKPVLLEGHVCSRRGHNDNTHVLDIFQRCNCAPGLVCQSQAAQNPLHTRLHVCQNA